The sequence TCCATATCGTcaagataattttaataataataataataataataataataataataataataataataataataataataataataataataataataataataataataataataataataataataataataataataataataacaataataccaataataatattaataatattaataatattaataataataataataatagtccaTCAGGTTCAAAtagttcaattaataatagtttccATTTAGGTAGTAGTAGTTATTCTTATGATAATCAATATTCAATTTGGAAGAAATCTTCAAAACAATATTATTCAACtagtttaattgattcaattaaaaagaaattctttaataataataatagtaataataataaaaaataaagaaataataaaaaatatttattattattatttttattattaaattaattaaaattattatttcctttttatttttatttattttatttatttaagtggaaaaaagaaattaataaattttattattataaattgggcaatttctttttttttttaatgcagtttcaatttaaaaatttattgaattaattaaaaaattgtataattttatttgaataaatggTTAAAATCTTCATGAAttgtataaaataaattactaCTATATTCTAATTCTGATAGTATTGATTGATAAcctaaattttgaaaaaagaattcaaataattgatGATTGTCTTTTTCTATAGCTTTGGCAACATATCTTTGAAAAGATTCATCTGTTTCTAAGAAACTTTCTTCTGGtaatttactattttttggGAAAAGGATATTATCATAATTTTCTaataagaatttaaaaataattatatttccATCAACTGAAgctttaaaaaaacaaagtgAAAGTAGacgttttttttcttcattaaatgtttttggtagtgattgttgtgattttgtttcaaaattattgaatGTATCTATTAATTTCCCTAATAATTTGTAATCACTATTTTTaccaataatttcaaaaataatatctaATTGGAAATatgattcattaattaaatgattttcaaattctattaaaaattgatcaatttgatttgataaataaagtgctgatattaatgataatcGTGAGGGTATGGGAACTTTATCTTTACATGTTGAGAAAATACATCAGCCAGAATCAATATCAGCTGCTTTACGATTTGTAAATAACcaatataaaaattgtttattaatgtATGAAGcttttaaaatgaataaatcattttccgTACTATTAAAAAGATGAATTTCAGTTTGAACCATTATTGAAAGTGGATTATATTGTTCTGTTGTAtgttcaataattaattttatacatTCTAATTGATAgtctaaattaatttttgaatttactTTTAAAACTAAAGATTCTAATAAGAGTTTTTCATCTAAATAGTTTgagatattaaaatttttacgagtttcttttaattttttaatcaagTATGCATATGATATTAAACCATACCCTTTTGGTATTGAGGGGGTGGTTATTGAAAAACCAGAGTTTATAATTgttggtaaaattaaatcattttcaatattatatttatcatttaattgaatttttattaattgattgaaagtttcaattaaatcagtTCTGTCCATTTTCACCCAagttgttaaattatttttaaattttggatGTAAAATGATTTCGTTGAAATTTGTAAAACAAAATTCTAACATTTCATTTGATCTAatatatcttttaatatcaaaatcaaaattttctttattatttaattcttttgaaattagttttaaataattatctttaaagaaatttgaatttgaatttgaatttgaatttgaatttgaatttgaatcaatAGATGTATTGAAAgatgaatttgttgaaagtgaaattaaaaaatcaattaattctatatcatcatattcaattaataaaaatactaacactattggatttaaaagattttttaaaattaattttgaaataaatgataTATATCTTGATTTTGAAACATCTGAAGATTTCataaatctaaataaaatttgaggATATAGTTTAGTTTCAAATATTGGCAATGTGCCAAAATCATTTATAGTCTTTTCTAATAATCTTGAATTGCAATATTCTAGTGAAGGTATAGATGGTTGATTTTGATATGCTGTTAGaatattttcataaattttatttgcatgagaattaatttcttcattaCTATCTccttcatcatcaaattttaaaaatctaaatgGATTATAATCAATATCAAACCCTACTGaatcataataaaatttaattaatttttttaaattaaaatcatcatattctaaattaattatatttgattttaaatctttttctgaatatttatttttaatttcattaatttcttcaattgttaaaattggtggtgatgatgatgattttatattttttaaaaaaggaatgttgataataattatacacaaaccaattaaaatttccaaatctatatttaaaacatcttttgGGAATATTGAAtccttaaaaaataataaatctctACTTTCTATTAGTGTTATTAACCTTGGAATCTTTGAtaacatttttataattgtggatttatgaatttttttatttgataataaaattttccaCTCCATTGAGCAtggaaaattattattttcatcattttcattaagaTATGTCAATATGTCAATTGAGTTATATTTTAATGcttcattaaaataaaattgataattattgttaaccaaaatacaattattataattaatattattattattattattattaatattaatattattagtttCATTAAAGGTACTTTTTTCATTGACTAAAACTAAGAAACCAACTAAACAATCATTTTCTATTGAAcattctaataatttattaaaatcaaccaTTGAGTAGTGtggaattaaatttttataaattttaatgttttcttcatttatatttttaatttttttaaaaacacaatcaaaattattgtaattcttaaaatttaaaaattcaccaCAATTCAACTTTTCAATTAGTAATGAtagattatttgaattaataatttgtgATATATCATTGAATACTTcatatttaattgttctaAATCTAATGTTTGTATATGAAATAATggtgtaaaataaaaatttattttttattactttccaaaataaaatttctgtATTATCagacatttttaaaatatagaaaattaaaataataaaaaaaaataaagagatgtttgttatttttttttttttttttttttttttttgattttaaaaaattgttaaaaaaaatgggtcATTCAGCGAAATCTGAAAAaatatcttattttttttttttttttttttcgatgaATGGGTGCActacaattaatttaaatatttattttaaacaccatgtttttgaaaattaataaaaataattatttgctttattttttatttatttaagtgaaaaaaaagaaattttattaaattataataatataaatcaatttattttttcttttttttttttatttttttattttatttgaataaatggTTAAAACCATTTTGAATTGTATGAAATAGATTACTACTTTTTTCTAATTCTGATATTATTGATTGATAAcctaaattttgaaaaaagaattcaaataattggtgattttttttttcaatagcTTTGGCAAcatatcttttaaaagattCATCTCTTACTAAGAAATAATCTTTTGGtaatttactattttttggGAAAAGGATATTATCATAATTTTCTAATAAgagtttaaaaatatttatatttccaCCAATTGAGgcattaaaaaaacaaagtgAAAGTAGacgttttttttcttcattaaatgtttttggtagtgattgttgtgattttgtttcaaaattattgaatGTATCTATTAATTTCCCTAATAATTTGTAATCACTATTTTTaccaataatttcaaaaataatatctaATTGGAAATatgattcattaattaaatgattttcaaattctattaaaaattgatcaatttgatttgataaataaagtgctgatattaatgataatcGTGAGGGTATGGGAAATTTATCTTTACATGTTGAGAAAATACATCTACCAGAATCAATATCAACTGATTTACGATTTGTAAATAACcaatataaaaattgtttattaatgtATGAAGCTTTTAAAATGAAGAAATCATTTTGAATACTACTAAAGAATTCAATTTCAGTTTGAGCCATTATTGAAAGTGGATTATATTGTTCTGttgtattttcaataattaattttatacatTCGAATTGATAgtctaaattaatttttgaaaagcCTTTTGAATTTACTTTTAAAAGTAAAGATTCTAATAAGAGTTTTTCATCTAAATAGTTTgagatattaaaatttttacgagtttcttttaattttttaatcaagTATGCATATGATATTAAACCATACCCTTTTGGTACTGAAAgagtattatttgaaaaacgAATGTTTATAAAAGTTGGTAagattaaatcattttcaatattatatttatcatttaatttattttttattaattgattgaaagtttcaattaaatcagtTCCATCCAATTTCACCCAAGTTGTTATatcagttttaaaatttggatgTAAAATGATTTCATTGAAATTTGTAAAACAAAATTCTAACATTTCATTTGATCTAatatatcttttaatatcaaaatcaaaattttctttattatttaattcttttgaaattagttttaaataattatctttaaagaaatttgaatttgaatttgaatttgaatttgaatttgaatttgaatcaatAGATGTATTGAAAgatgaatttgttgaaagtgaaattaaaaaatcaattaattctatatcatcatattcaattaataaaaaataataacacttattggatttaaaagattttttaaaattaattttgaaataaatgatttatatCTTGATTTTGAAACATCTGAAGATTTCataaatctaaataaaatttgaggATATAGTTTAGTTTCAAATATTGGCAATGTACCAATACCATTTATAGTCTTTTCTAATAATCTTGAATTGCAATATTCTAGTGAAGGTATAGATGGTTGATTTCGATAATATgattctaaaattttttcatgaatttgatttgattgagaattaatttcttcattactatcttcatcatcatcatcatcaaattttaaaaatcttaaTGGATTATAATCAATATCAAACCCTACTGaatcataataaaatttaattaatttttttaaattaaaatcatcatattctaaattaattatatttgattttaaatctttttctgaatatttatttttaatttcattaatttcttcaattgttaaaattggtggtgatgatgatgatgattttttattttttaaaaaaggaaggttgataataattatacacaaaccaattaaaatttccaaatctgtatttaaaacatcttttgGGAATATTGAAtccttaaaaaataaaaaatctcttatttttattagtgATATTAACCTTGGAATCTTTGAtaacatttttataattaaggatttttgaattttatttgtcAATTTTTTCCACTCCATTGAGCAtggaaaattattattttcatcattttcattaagaTATGTCAATATGTCAATTgagttattttttaatgcttcattaaaataaaattgataattattgttaaccaaaatacaattattataattattattattattattaatattattagtttCATTAAAGGTACTATTTTCATTGATTAAAACTAGGAAACCAACTAAACAATCATTTTCTATTGAAcattctaataatttattaaaatcaaccaTTGAGTAGTGtggaattaaatttttataaattttaatgttttcttcatttatatttttaatttttttaaaaacacaatcaaaattattgtaattcttaaaatttaaaaattcacaaCGATTCAACTTTTCAATTAGTAAGgattgattatttgaattaataatttgggATACATCATTGAAATCTTcatatttaattgttctaAATCTAATGTTTGaatatgaaattataattttaaataaatatttattttttattactttccaaaataaaatttctgtATTATCagacatttttaaaatacagaaattaaaaaaatataaaagaaaaaaaaaaaaaagatgttctttttttttttttttttttggcaaaACAACCTcccctcttttttttttttttttttttttgaaatttttttttttttttgaaatttttttttttttttttttttttttcatcacaattattatttcttatttcattgttattattttttgaaaatgtataatttaattaattttttttaataccacATAAACACAACAAGAAACACCACATccaaataattgattttcaaattttattttttttccttgaaaatttatattaaataaatatttacaccaacaaaaaaaaagaaaaaaaaaataatgtaatataaaaatattaaaaaaaaaaaaaaatccatcTTATTGATGtttttattgaattaaataaaagagaattgaaataatagtaattaatatgaataatgatgatgatgatgatgatgatgatagttTTGAGCtatcactattatttttattattattatcatcatttccTTTATACACATCAATATcaacatcaaattcaattaatttactattgaatatcatttttaaaccTATTGAATCTTGATCAATTATTGCTTTTGAAGTACATAGATAAAAACCAGTACCGttagaaatattaattttatttgtactTTCCAAGTTAGCAATACATTGTAATTTACATTTAATAGCTCTTCGAGAACCATTTGGAAGAACTATACTTGCATCCATTGAATCAGTGAAACCAATACCACTaagtttaattgaaaatccatctttatcatttttaactTGGTTGATTTTTGTGACATTTGGATCtgaatgatttaaaattacatttgAAAGTACTAAATTTGGACCAATATAAACTGATACATTAAATGGAGTATATGAAATTTGAGGTGATGAAACTAATAAAACGTCATCAGTTGAATTTGCTAATTTTCTagtttctttattattaactaataccttaactttattttcatttagtTTTGTTATGAATCTATTACcagaaattaaaagtataccattacaatcattattaattacttttttaactATTGGTGGTAGGGTTGAATTAAATCCTGAAAgcaaattattttcatcgaCAACCATTTCAATTGgaccattattaaatgaatcattatttctaatttgaaattgattattatttaataattgaatttttgaaGTGATATTAACATCATTATAATATACTTGAATCACTTTTTCAGaattaccaaaattattaccattgaTTGTAATCATATCTTTTTTAGCtgaaattgttaaaaaattaataattggttgTGCATAtgaaaattgattatttaatacaagtgaattataatttaatatataatctTTATTAATACCAGTACCAGATGGCATTTGACAAGTtgttatatatttattttttgatgataCCGGAATTGAacattgaattgattttctggaactattaataaatatatttggaATAATTTGTTCATTGAATGGATAAGTAATATAGTAAATTCCAATTTCtaatttaccattttcaGTTGTTGGATTactaattgaattaatttttaatgatggTAATGTAGACATTGAAATTGGTATTGAATTacttaaaatattattacgGTTTATTgtgatattaaataatttaaattttaataatggtaattcaaatgttaaacttttttcatcatttgaaaCTTCAAacttatcaattaaaatcttttcatCTATACCAATACCAGTGATTTCaataattgaatcatttgatcCTCTACCAATATTAGtaccatttaataatactatactaccatttaataaaattgcattatttaatgatggtACATTATATgtaaatgtattattattactaacaGAATCACAACCATcaaatgtaataataattggtaaatttgaaCCACCTTGATTTGCAGGACCCAATATACATTGAATTTCAGTTTGATTTGAGGTAATgtttttacaaaataaatcaccaattttaaCAGTTGGCATAGatgaatataaaaatgaacCTTTAATTGTAACAATACCACCATCATAATATGTAATTGAATTTACTGAAGTGATAGATGGAggataaaaacaataaataaaattcttttccATTGAAACATCATTtactttaatattaattgacaTTTGACCTGATTCAACTCTTCTATAATTACTAACAATAATTTGTGTATGATCTCTATTAattatgaaattattttgtttaacaCCATCAAAATAGATTTCTTGAACTTTAAAAGCATTAAGATAGAAATTATAACCATCTATGAATACATCTGaatatttttgattataaCTGACCATTGTAATTATTGGTGGTGCATAtgaaaaattttgataatataaatagttaaaagtaattaattttgatgaaCCAGAACCTGCTGGAAAACTTACTGTGAGATTACTAACATCAAATAAGGGATCATCGAAATTACCTTTAATAATTGCATATGAAAATAGAGAAGGTTGTGGAGGAGCTGTTACTCTAATATAGTTCATTATATTCGGTTTTGGATCACTTACATAATCTTCATATAGAAATCTTAAATAACTACCAGTGATAATAATCTCATCACCTTGTGTTGAAGGgagtttattaaatttaaatattggttTTGGAGTTAATTTTGATCCAATATAGAAATTATTACAATCTTCCCAAGGTATTGAAAAATGTCTGACACATACTCTGCTTGATGAGCTACCCCATAATCTATTAATTGGTTGTTCAGATTTGAATACACAGTATCTAGTttgattaataattgtatCACAAtcgaa comes from Dictyostelium discoideum AX4 chromosome 2 chromosome, whole genome shotgun sequence and encodes:
- a CDS encoding hypothetical protein (Similar to Dictyostelium discoideum (Slime mold). cell surface protein DTFA), with amino-acid sequence MSDNTEILFWKVIKNKFLFYTIISYTNIRFRTIKYEVFNDISQIINSNNLSLLIEKLNCGEFLNFKNYNNFDCVFKKIKNINEENIKIYKNLIPHYSMVDFNKLLECSIENDCLVGFLVLVNEKSTFNETNNININNNNNNNINYNNCILVNNNYQFYFNEALKYNSIDILTYLNENDENNNFPCSMEWKILLSNKKIHKSTIIKMLSKIPRLITLIESRDLLFFKDSIFPKDVLNIDLEILIGLCIIIINIPFLKNIKSSSSPPILTIEEINEIKNKYSEKDLKSNIINLEYDDFNLKKLIKFYYDSVGFDIDYNPFRFLKFDDEGDSNEEINSHANKIYENILTAYQNQPSIPSLEYCNSRLLEKTINDFGTLPIFETKLYPQILFRFMKSSDVSKSRYISFISKLILKNLLNPIVLVFLLIEYDDIELIDFLISLSTNSSFNTSIDSNSNSNSNSNSNSNFFKDNYLKLISKELNNKENFDFDIKRYIRSNEMLEFCFTNFNEIILHPKFKNNLTTWVKMDRTDLIETFNQLIKIQLNDKYNIENDLILPTIINSGFSITTPSIPKGYGLISYAYLIKKLKETRKNFNISNYLDEKLLLESLVLKVNSKINLDYQLECIKLIIEHTTEQYNPLSIMVQTEIHLFNNKVPIPSRLSLISALYLSNQIDQFLIEFENHLINESYFQLDIIFEIIGKNSDYKLLGKLIDTFNNFETKSQQSLPKTFNEEKKRLLSLCFFKASVDGNIIIFKFLLENYDNILFPKNSKLPEESFLETDESFQRYVAKAIEKDNHQLFEFFFQNLGYQSILSELEYSSNLFYTIHEDFNHLFK
- a CDS encoding hypothetical protein (Similar to Dictyostelium discoideum (Slime mold). cell surface protein DTFA) — its product is MSDNTEILFWKVIKNKYLFKIIISYSNIRFRTIKYEDFNDVSQIINSNNQSLLIEKLNRCEFLNFKNYNNFDCVFKKIKNINEENIKIYKNLIPHYSMVDFNKLLECSIENDCLVGFLVLINENSTFNETNNINNNNNNYNNCILVNNNYQFYFNEALKNNSIDILTYLNENDENNNFPCSMEWKKLTNKIQKSLIIKMLSKIPRLISLIKIRDFLFFKDSIFPKDVLNTDLEILIGLCIIIINLPFLKNKKSSSSSPPILTIEEINEIKNKYSEKDLKSNIINLEYDDFNLKKLIKFYYDSVGFDIDYNPLRFLKFDDDDDEDSNEEINSQSNQIHEKILESYYRNQPSIPSLEYCNSRLLEKTINGIGTLPIFETKLYPQILFRFMKSSDFLLIEYDDIELIDFLISLSTNSSFNTSIDSNSNSNSNSNSNSNFFKDNYLKLISKELNNKENFDFDIKRYIRSNEMLEFCFTNFNEIILHPNFKTDITTWVKLDGTDLIETFNQLIKNKLNDKYNIENDLILPTFINIRFSNNTLSVPKGYGLISYAYLIKKLKETRKNFNISNYLDEKLLLESLLLKVNSKGFSKINLDYQFECIKLIIENTTEQYNPLSIMAQTEIEFFSSIQNDFFILKASYINKQFLYWLFTNRKSVDIDSGRCIFSTCKDKFPIPSRLSLISALYLSNQIDQFLIEFENHLINESYFQLDIIFEIIGKNSDYKLLGKLIDTFNNFETKSQQSLPKTFNEEKKRLLSLCFFNASIGGNINIFKLLLENYDNILFPKNSKLPKDYFLVRDESFKRYVAKAIEKKNHQLFEFFFQNLGYQSIISELEKSSNLFHTIQNGFNHLFK
- the tgrS1 gene encoding IPT/TIG domain-containing protein produces the protein MFSKTKYKIILLFLISLSFFNHFTIISGLQLDTGFYLPNGIVEIHGFDLGNENKTIIELNDSNGQFYKISEFKGSINEMKMTFKLPPSLVNQKFTVTFKLINDTLVKNLSMTGSPSVLPPNDKKLRIGPVKDIIYNETSLVYTFDTTSEECYFTRFIMYNNDKPISNYSNNYFDCDTIINQTRYCVFKSEQPINRLWGSSSSRVCVRHFSIPWEDCNNFYIGSKLTPKPIFKFNKLPSTQGDEIIITGSYLRFLYEDYVSDPKPNIMNYIRVTAPPQPSLFSYAIIKGNFDDPLFDVSNLTVSFPAGSGSSKLITFNYLYYQNFSYAPPIITMVSYNQKYSDVFIDGYNFYLNAFKVQEIYFDGVKQNNFIINRDHTQIIVSNYRRVESGQMSINIKVNDVSMEKNFIYCFYPPSITSVNSITYYDGGIVTIKGSFLYSSMPTVKIGDLFCKNITSNQTEIQCILGPANQGGSNLPIIITFDGCDSVSNNNTFTYNVPSLNNAILLNGSIVLLNGTNIGRGSNDSIIEITGIGIDEKILIDKFEVSNDEKSLTFELPLLKFKLFNITINRNNILSNSIPISMSTLPSLKINSISNPTTENGKLEIGIYYITYPFNEQIIPNIFINSSRKSIQCSIPVSSKNKYITTCQMPSGTGINKDYILNYNSLVLNNQFSYAQPIINFLTISAKKDMITINGNNFGNSEKVIQVYYNDVNITSKIQLLNNNQFQIRNNDSFNNGPIEMVVDENNLLSGFNSTLPPIVKKVINNDCNGILLISGNRFITKLNENKVKVLVNNKETRKLANSTDDVLLVSSPQISYTPFNVSVYIGPNLVLSNVILNHSDPNVTKINQVKNDKDGFSIKLSGIGFTDSMDASIVLPNGSRRAIKCKLQCIANLESTNKINISNGTGFYLCTSKAIIDQDSIGLKMIFNSKLIEFDVDIDVYKGNDDNNNKNNSDSSKLSSSSSSSSLFILITIISILFYLIQ